In one window of Temnothorax longispinosus isolate EJ_2023e chromosome 11, Tlon_JGU_v1, whole genome shotgun sequence DNA:
- the Sumo gene encoding small ubiquitin-related modifier 3 — MSDEKKETKTESEHINLKVLGQDNAVVQFKIKKHTPLRKLMNAYCDRVGLAIAAVRFRFDGQPINELDTPTTLEMEEGDTIEVYQQQTGGFSC, encoded by the exons ATGTCGGACGAGAAGAAG GAAACTAAGACGGAGTCGGAGCATATAAACCTGAAAGTTCTGGGCCAAGACAATGCGGTAGTCcagtttaaaattaagaaacataCACCTCTACGTAAACTGATGAATGCGTACTGTGACCGTGTA GGCTTGGCGATAGCAGCAGTAAGATTTAGGTTTGATGGACAGCCCATAAATGAATTAGACACACCTACCACACTGGAAATGGAAGAAGGAGACACAATAGAAGTATATCAACAGCAGACTGGTGGTTTCTCGTGTTGA